One segment of Toxotes jaculatrix isolate fToxJac2 chromosome 8, fToxJac2.pri, whole genome shotgun sequence DNA contains the following:
- the LOC121186494 gene encoding extracellular matrix protein 1-like encodes MGSSWAFVCSTLLVLAALSSATKDEHIVEQRPITFDADNKDVEVPDSLLLQREVDLTELFDLRDFFTGQVIVPPSEQLDSQSEREGSRPGVLTPGRQPGFGGRSFGPYVQDYEVQFPLARPTHDNLQAICLHGDRRRTYPDSYFPASGFSKLKRMAGAVNMAESRFSTCCEGNQTWGTEATLCCAKQAWELSVRSFCKEDSSVKDRLYECCRGKGDEMLNCFNRKAPNPNYEPTEEIPLPPLPSTVEFYFDPLSCQRTVMTPYRIRGNRRTMQTKPSTSHKTDINFPLGRPTADNIESLCLNQNQRPLYNVKCLPGVDYEWLARQAKTINRMEKGFKQCCKKKQDVLNCADRKWSEELDRFCLKSRHVDFHCCSGDGANERYNCFQNISSDPHYTAYVTSATEELSLNKICDTHKIIKKTFPGVFPLKSLVGHCCPLPEQEKATCSVQKLEEMSATLCSSGGTAPPVVRRCCRMPTQKTSQCVSKILMNAISKATKALHKKKKRCPIS; translated from the exons ATGGGTTCGTCTTGGGCTTTCGTCTGCTCCACCTTGTTGGTCTTGGCTGCACTGAGCTCTGCAACCAAGG ATGAGCACATCGTTGAGCAGCGCCCGATCACTTTTGATGCTGACAATAAAG atgtGGAAGTGCCAGATTCACTCTTGTTGCAGAGAGAGGTGGACTTGACAGAGTTGTTTGATCTCAGGG atTTCTTCACAGGTCAGGTAATCGTGCCTCCATCAGAACAGCTTGACTCCCAGAGTGAGAGAG agggTTCCAGACCAGGAGTCTTGACACCAGGAc GTCAACCAGGTTTTGGGGGCCGTTCTTTTGGCCCCTACGTGCAGGACTATGAAGTCCAGTTTCCCCTCGCCCGTCCTACACACGACAATCTCCAAGCCATCTGTCTCCATGGAGATCGTCGTCGTACATACCCAGACTCTTACTTTCCTGCCTCAGGTTTTAGTAAGCTGAAGCGAATGGCCGGAGCAGTCAATATGGCAGAGTCCAGGTTTAGCACATGCTGCGAAGGGAACCAGACGTGGGGGACGGAGGCCACGCTGTGTTGCGCCAAGCAGGCG TGGGAGCTGTCAGTCAGATCCTTCTGTAAAGAGGACTCCTCAGTAAAGGATCGTCTGTATGagtgctgcagaggaaaaggCGACGAAATGCTAAACTGCTTCAACAGAAAAGCTCCAAACCCAAACTACGAGCCAACAGAGGAGATCCCTTTGCCACCACTCCCCTCTACTGTCGAATTCTACTTTGACCCCCTCAGTTGCCAGAG GACAGTGATGACTCCATACCGCATCAGAGGAAACAGACGAACGATGCAGACTAAACCATCTACTTCCCATAAAACTGACATCAACTTTCCTCTTGGACGACCCACTGCAGACAACATTGAATCATTGTGTCTCAACCAGAACCAACGCCCCCTCTATAACGTAAAGTGCCTTCCAGGTGTAGACTATGAATGGCTGGCTCGTCAGGCAAAGACCATTAATCGTATGGAGAAGGGATTCAAACAGTGCTGCAAAAAGAAGCAGGATGTGCTCAACTGTGCTGATCGGAAG TGGAGTGAGGAGCTTGACAGGTTTTGCTTGAAAAGTAGACATGTGGATTTCCACTGTTGCTCGGGTGATGGGGCAAATGAGCGATACAACTGTTTCCAAAACATTTCTTCTGATCCTCATTATACTGCATATGTGACTTCTGCCACTGAAGAGCTCTCACTTAACAAAATCTGTGACACTCACAAGATCATCAAGAAGAC GTTCCCTGGTGTGTTTCCTCTCAAAAGCTTGGTTGGCCACTGCTGCCCCCTGCCTGAACAAGAAAAGGCAACTTGTTCTGTGCAAAAG CTTGAGGAAATGTCAGCAACCCTGTGTTCATCGGGGGGGACTGCTCCTCCAGTTGTCCGCCGCTGTTGCCGCATGCCGACACAGAAGACCTCACAGTGTGTCTCCAAAATTCTCATGAACGCCATCTCCAAAGCGACCAAGGCCttacataagaagaagaaaaggtgcCCAATCTCCTAA